The Gemmatimonadaceae bacterium genome contains the following window.
ATGATCGTCGCCGGTGTTCGTGCTGATCGTGAGCAACAGCCTGGCCCTGGCGTTCAGCCTTGGCGGCGTGGTGGCCGCCGTCCGATTCCGCACGAACATGTCCGACTCTCGCGACATCGTATTCATCTTTCTCGCCATCGCCGTGGGGTTCGCCGCGGGCGTTCAGGACATCACGATCGCACTGGGCGACAACGCGTATTCGTCCGGCACGACCGCCCAGTTCAATCAGTGCTTCGCGCCGTCCTGGGGCGACCCGAAAAAGGGAATCATCAAGAGCCTGCATCCGTCTCCCGGCAACCACGAATACCAGACTCCGAGTGCC
Protein-coding sequences here:
- a CDS encoding DUF4956 domain-containing protein encodes the protein MFVLIVSNSLALAFSLGGVVAAVRFRTNMSDSRDIVFIFLAIAVGFAAGVQDITIALGDNAYSSGTTAQFNQCFAPSWGDPKKGIIKSLHPSPGNHEYQTPSA